In Mycobacterium gallinarum, a single window of DNA contains:
- a CDS encoding NAD(P)H-dependent amine dehydrogenase family protein, with protein MAIRVALLGTGNCGSLALRQLITDARFELTGVWVSTDAKVGKDAGELAGLDVPTGVTATNDLEAIIATKPDCVVYTAMGDTRPREALADVRTFLSAGINVVGSSVGALQYPWGLLPDKAIQKVEDAAREGDSTVFFTGVDPGFCTDLLPFALAGTCQSIEQIRTMEIADYATYDGETVMFDVMGFGNAIGDLPILYQPGVLSIAWGTAIRQLAAGLGIEVDEIRDSVEQEPAPEDLHVAVGTIKKGTVAAVRFLIEGMVGGKPVIVVEHVTRLDPDLRPDWAQPAHPGGSYRVEITGEPSYFCDIVPMSRNGGAPYAAILAAAGRIVNAIPDVVAAPAGIRTTLDMPLVTGKGVVAAT; from the coding sequence ATGGCAATTCGCGTCGCGCTCCTCGGCACCGGCAACTGCGGCAGCCTGGCGCTCAGGCAATTGATCACCGACGCGCGTTTCGAGCTGACCGGCGTATGGGTGTCGACGGACGCCAAGGTGGGCAAGGACGCCGGCGAACTCGCCGGGCTGGATGTCCCGACGGGCGTCACCGCGACCAACGACCTCGAGGCCATCATCGCCACCAAGCCCGACTGCGTCGTGTACACCGCCATGGGTGACACGCGCCCCCGTGAGGCACTGGCCGATGTGCGCACGTTCTTGTCCGCGGGCATCAACGTCGTCGGATCGAGCGTCGGCGCGCTTCAGTACCCGTGGGGGTTGCTTCCCGACAAGGCCATCCAGAAAGTGGAAGACGCTGCGCGTGAAGGAGATTCGACCGTCTTCTTCACCGGAGTCGATCCGGGCTTCTGCACCGACCTGCTGCCTTTCGCGTTGGCCGGCACGTGTCAGAGCATCGAACAGATCCGCACGATGGAGATCGCCGACTACGCCACCTACGACGGCGAGACGGTGATGTTCGACGTGATGGGCTTCGGGAACGCGATCGGCGATCTGCCGATCCTGTATCAGCCCGGCGTGCTGTCCATCGCGTGGGGCACCGCCATCCGTCAGCTCGCCGCGGGCCTCGGCATCGAGGTCGACGAGATCCGCGATTCCGTCGAACAGGAGCCGGCTCCCGAGGACCTGCACGTCGCGGTCGGCACGATCAAGAAAGGCACCGTCGCGGCGGTCCGCTTCCTGATCGAGGGCATGGTCGGCGGCAAGCCGGTGATCGTCGTCGAGCATGTGACGCGCCTGGACCCCGATCTGCGTCCGGACTGGGCCCAGCCCGCGCATCCAGGTGGCTCGTATCGAGTCGAGATCACCGGCGAGCCGTCGTACTTCTGCGACATCGTGCCGATGAGCCGCAACGGCGGCGCCCCGTACGCGGCGATCCTGGCCGCTGCGGGCCGCATCGTGAACGCGATCCCCGACGTCGTCGCCGCGCCCGCGGGCATCCGCACCACGTTGGATATGCCGCTCGTGACCGGGAAGGGTGTCGTCGCAGCGACGTAG
- a CDS encoding HAD family hydrolase, with translation MTAQPVAEDPTAEIAASEPGSHVGAFFDLDGTLVDGFTAAAHASDRFKRRQAGIGEILGVFEAAMRYRLRRMRFEHLLTRAAGYLRGERLADLDDVCERIFVDSLATRVFPVMREIVAAHQERGHTVVLTTSAVTIHANPVARYLEIDHVLCNHFALDGDGRLTGQIERPVVWGRNKASAAVGFCDVNQVDLQRSYFYADGDEDAALMAMVGNPRPVNPRPKLATLAAEHDWPVLRVVGTGGRRRPSLRRLVGYD, from the coding sequence ATGACCGCGCAGCCCGTGGCCGAGGACCCCACTGCCGAGATCGCCGCAAGTGAACCGGGGTCGCACGTCGGTGCCTTTTTCGATCTCGACGGCACCCTGGTTGACGGGTTCACCGCAGCGGCGCACGCCAGTGACCGCTTCAAACGACGGCAGGCCGGCATCGGCGAGATCCTCGGGGTCTTCGAAGCGGCGATGCGTTACCGGCTTCGCCGGATGCGGTTCGAACACCTGCTGACCAGGGCGGCGGGCTATCTCCGCGGCGAGAGGCTGGCCGACCTCGATGACGTCTGCGAGCGGATCTTCGTCGACAGTCTCGCCACCCGAGTCTTTCCGGTCATGCGCGAGATCGTCGCGGCGCATCAGGAACGCGGTCACACCGTGGTGCTCACCACCTCGGCCGTGACCATCCATGCCAACCCGGTCGCCCGCTACCTCGAGATCGACCACGTGCTGTGCAACCACTTCGCGCTCGACGGTGACGGCCGCTTGACCGGTCAAATCGAGCGACCCGTCGTGTGGGGGCGGAACAAGGCCAGCGCGGCAGTGGGCTTCTGCGACGTCAATCAGGTTGACCTGCAACGCAGTTACTTCTACGCCGACGGCGACGAGGACGCGGCGTTGATGGCGATGGTCGGCAACCCCCGGCCGGTGAACCCGCGCCCGAAACTCGCCACGCTGGCCGCCGAACACGACTGGCCGGTCCTTCGCGTCGTCGGCACCGGCGGGCGACGGCGCCCGTCGCTGCGCAGGCTCGTCGGCTACGACTGA
- a CDS encoding VOC family protein, with the protein MPDKFNDIAAVIATRDYAAARAWYIRVIGREPDLEPIEGVGEWQIAATAWLQVVEDHDRAGKTAVRLGVDDLGAQISALEAEGIATGELVVIADLVKVVDVADPDGNEVSFVEDLTGE; encoded by the coding sequence GTGCCGGACAAATTCAATGACATCGCCGCGGTCATCGCGACCAGGGACTACGCCGCCGCCCGCGCCTGGTACATCCGTGTCATCGGCCGCGAACCCGACCTGGAACCGATCGAAGGCGTCGGCGAGTGGCAGATCGCCGCAACCGCGTGGCTTCAAGTCGTCGAGGATCACGACCGCGCGGGCAAGACTGCGGTGCGTCTCGGGGTCGACGACCTAGGGGCGCAGATCTCGGCACTGGAGGCCGAGGGCATTGCGACCGGTGAGCTCGTGGTGATCGCCGATCTGGTCAAGGTCGTCGACGTCGCCGATCCGGACGGCAACGAGGTCTCCTTCGTCGAGGACCTGACCGGCGAATAG
- a CDS encoding nitronate monooxygenase, with protein MRTPICDELNIEYPIFAFTHCRDVVVAVSKAGGFGVLGAVGFSPEQLEIELKWIDENIGDHPYGVDIVIPNKYEGMDSTDLDPEVLKKTLSDLVPQEHIDFAKKVLSDHGVPVEHSDDDALQLLGWTEATATPQVEVALQHPKCTLIANALGTPPADMIKHIHDEGRKVAALCGSPSQARKHADAGVDIIIAQGGEAGGHCGEIGSIVLWPQVVKEVAPVPVLAAGGIGSGQQIAAALALGAQGAWTGSQWVVVEESEHTPVQHAAYVKAESRDTVRSRSFTGKPARMLRNDWTEAWENPDNPKPLGMPLQYMVSGMAVAATHKYPNESVDVAFNPIGQVVGQFTKVEKSAAVIERWVQEYLEATATLNELNEAASV; from the coding sequence ATGCGCACCCCCATCTGCGACGAACTCAACATCGAGTATCCGATTTTCGCCTTCACCCATTGCCGGGACGTGGTGGTAGCCGTCAGCAAGGCCGGCGGATTCGGTGTGCTCGGCGCGGTCGGCTTCTCCCCTGAGCAGCTCGAGATCGAGCTGAAGTGGATCGACGAGAACATCGGCGACCACCCCTACGGCGTCGACATCGTCATCCCCAACAAGTACGAGGGCATGGACTCGACTGACCTCGACCCCGAGGTGCTCAAGAAGACGCTCAGCGACCTGGTGCCGCAGGAGCACATCGACTTCGCGAAGAAGGTGCTGTCCGATCACGGCGTTCCCGTCGAGCACAGTGACGACGACGCACTGCAGCTGCTCGGCTGGACCGAGGCCACCGCCACCCCGCAGGTCGAGGTCGCGCTGCAGCACCCGAAGTGCACCCTGATCGCCAACGCGCTCGGCACCCCGCCCGCCGACATGATCAAGCACATCCACGACGAGGGACGTAAGGTCGCCGCGCTGTGCGGCTCGCCGTCGCAGGCGCGCAAGCATGCCGATGCCGGTGTCGACATCATCATCGCTCAGGGCGGCGAAGCGGGCGGACACTGCGGTGAGATTGGCTCGATCGTGCTGTGGCCGCAGGTCGTCAAGGAGGTCGCACCCGTTCCCGTGCTCGCAGCGGGTGGCATCGGCAGCGGTCAACAGATCGCCGCGGCGCTGGCGCTCGGCGCGCAGGGCGCGTGGACCGGTTCGCAGTGGGTGGTGGTCGAGGAGTCCGAGCACACCCCGGTGCAACATGCCGCGTACGTCAAGGCCGAGAGCCGCGACACCGTGCGCAGCCGGTCCTTCACCGGTAAGCCCGCGCGGATGCTGCGCAACGACTGGACCGAGGCGTGGGAGAACCCGGACAACCCGAAGCCGCTCGGAATGCCGTTGCAGTACATGGTTTCCGGGATGGCGGTCGCAGCCACGCACAAGTACCCCAACGAGAGTGTCGACGTCGCGTTCAATCCGATCGGCCAGGTCGTCGGCCAGTTCACCAAGGTGGAGAAGTCCGCGGCCGTGATCGAGCGGTGGGTGCAGGAGTACCTCGAGGCGACCGCCACGCTCAACGAGCTCAATGAGGCTGCGTCTGTTTGA
- a CDS encoding TetR/AcrR family transcriptional regulator has protein sequence MVSPRERMVISAALLIRERGAHATAIADVLEHSGAPRGSAYHYFPGGRTQLLCEAIDYAGEYIAAKIAKAESGVDALDRLFADYRKQLLKSDFRAGCPVVAVSVEAGDPAKPDAATAVIERAAAAFSRWTDLITTRLISDGVPKKRAAELAMLTTISVEGAIVVARASRDVAALDLVHGQLRALVLAETSERKSGDD, from the coding sequence ATGGTCAGTCCTCGCGAGCGGATGGTCATATCGGCCGCTCTCCTGATCCGCGAGCGCGGTGCCCACGCGACCGCCATCGCCGACGTGCTGGAGCACAGCGGAGCCCCGCGCGGATCGGCCTACCACTACTTTCCCGGCGGCCGCACTCAGCTGTTGTGCGAAGCGATCGACTACGCGGGCGAGTACATCGCGGCGAAGATCGCCAAAGCCGAATCCGGCGTCGACGCACTCGACAGGCTGTTCGCCGACTATCGAAAGCAGTTGCTGAAAAGCGACTTTCGCGCGGGGTGCCCGGTCGTCGCGGTGAGCGTGGAGGCGGGTGACCCCGCGAAGCCCGACGCCGCCACCGCGGTGATCGAACGCGCGGCCGCGGCCTTCAGTCGATGGACGGACCTCATCACCACCCGCCTGATATCGGACGGCGTCCCCAAGAAGCGCGCCGCCGAACTCGCCATGCTGACAACCATATCCGTGGAAGGCGCGATCGTCGTCGCGCGCGCATCTCGGGATGTCGCGGCTCTCGACCTCGTTCATGGCCAGCTACGCGCCCTCGTACTGGCCGAGACCTCGGAAAGGAAATCCGGAGATGACTGA
- a CDS encoding molybdopterin-dependent oxidoreductase has translation MTDQDVAAVAAPEDWHPTACILCECNCGIVVQLDGRKLAKIRGDKEHPASQGYTCNKALRLDHYQNNRSRLTSPMRRRPDGSYEEIDWDTAVTEIAAGFKRIADTYGGDKIFYYGGGGQGNHLGGAYSGAFLKVLGSHYRSNALAQEKTGEAWVDAHLYGGHTRGEFEHAEVSVFIGKNPWMSQSFPRARTVLNDIAKDLERAMIVIDPVITDTAKMADIHLRVRPGTDAWALAALVAVVVQEDLCDKEFLAEHVNGVDPVLEILRTVDVADYALRCGVDEESIRAAARRIGAATSVSVFEDLGIQQAPNSTLCSYLNKLLWILTGNFAKRGAQHLHSSFGPLFRHTRDVGRTPVTGAPVVGGLIPSNVVPQEMLGDHPDRFRAMIVESSNPAHSLADSNACREAFSALELMVVIDVAMTETARLAHYVLPAASQYEKAESTFFNLEFPHNTFHLRHRLMEPLEGTLPEPEIWARLVRALGVVDDEELEPLRRAAAEGREAFTVAFLQAVGASPMLGKVLPYVLYETLGPTLPEGLSGAAALWGLAQKAAMTYPEAVQRAGHADGNALFDAILSNRSGVTFTVHEYDDDFALITHADKKIALGMPEMLDEIRGLADAQPHFTTPDFPIVLSAGERRAYTANDIFRDPTWRKRDADGALRVSLEDAEALGLVQGARARITTAAGSAEASIEISEAMLPGHASLPNGFGLDFVDGEGREHVPGVAPNALTSSDWRDAYAGTPWHKHVPARIEAVPTRIEAVSTA, from the coding sequence ATGACTGACCAGGACGTCGCCGCCGTAGCGGCCCCAGAAGATTGGCACCCGACCGCATGCATCCTCTGCGAATGCAATTGCGGGATCGTCGTCCAACTCGACGGCCGCAAGCTGGCGAAGATCCGCGGCGACAAAGAACATCCGGCCTCGCAGGGATACACCTGCAACAAGGCGCTACGGCTGGACCACTACCAGAACAATCGCAGCCGACTGACCTCCCCCATGCGCCGACGTCCCGACGGTAGCTACGAGGAGATCGACTGGGACACAGCGGTCACCGAGATCGCAGCGGGCTTCAAACGCATCGCCGACACCTACGGCGGCGACAAGATCTTCTACTACGGCGGCGGCGGGCAGGGTAACCATCTCGGCGGCGCGTACAGCGGCGCATTCCTCAAGGTGCTCGGCTCGCACTACCGTTCCAATGCGCTCGCCCAGGAGAAGACAGGCGAAGCGTGGGTGGACGCCCACCTCTACGGCGGCCACACGCGAGGCGAGTTCGAGCACGCCGAAGTATCGGTGTTCATCGGCAAGAACCCGTGGATGTCGCAGAGTTTCCCGCGGGCCAGAACGGTGCTCAACGACATCGCCAAAGACCTCGAGCGCGCCATGATCGTCATCGACCCGGTGATCACCGACACCGCGAAGATGGCCGACATCCACCTGCGCGTGCGACCAGGCACCGACGCGTGGGCGTTGGCGGCCCTGGTCGCTGTGGTCGTGCAGGAAGACCTGTGCGACAAGGAGTTTCTCGCCGAGCATGTCAACGGTGTCGACCCCGTGCTGGAGATCCTGCGCACTGTCGACGTCGCCGACTATGCGCTACGGTGCGGCGTCGACGAGGAATCGATTCGCGCGGCGGCGCGACGGATCGGCGCCGCGACGAGCGTGTCCGTCTTCGAGGACCTCGGCATCCAACAGGCCCCCAACAGCACACTGTGCTCCTATCTCAACAAGCTGCTCTGGATCCTGACCGGAAATTTCGCGAAACGCGGTGCCCAGCATCTACATTCGTCTTTCGGCCCGCTATTCCGTCACACTCGCGACGTCGGCCGCACACCGGTCACCGGCGCCCCCGTCGTCGGCGGACTGATCCCCAGCAATGTCGTACCCCAAGAGATGCTGGGCGATCACCCGGACCGGTTCCGAGCCATGATCGTCGAGAGCAGCAATCCCGCCCACTCGCTCGCGGATTCCAACGCGTGCCGCGAGGCGTTCAGTGCGCTGGAACTGATGGTGGTGATCGACGTCGCGATGACGGAAACCGCGCGCCTGGCCCACTACGTGCTGCCGGCGGCATCGCAATACGAGAAGGCCGAGTCGACCTTCTTCAACCTCGAATTTCCGCACAACACCTTCCATTTGCGGCACCGGCTGATGGAGCCGCTCGAGGGAACCCTCCCCGAGCCGGAGATCTGGGCCCGTCTGGTGCGGGCGCTCGGCGTGGTCGACGACGAGGAGCTCGAACCGCTGCGGCGCGCCGCAGCCGAAGGTCGCGAAGCATTCACCGTTGCCTTCCTGCAGGCTGTCGGCGCCAGTCCGATGCTCGGCAAGGTACTCCCCTACGTGCTGTACGAAACGCTGGGACCGACTCTTCCCGAGGGGCTTTCGGGAGCCGCCGCGCTGTGGGGGCTGGCCCAGAAGGCGGCCATGACGTATCCCGAAGCGGTGCAACGGGCCGGGCACGCCGACGGCAACGCGCTGTTCGACGCGATCTTGTCGAACCGCTCCGGCGTCACGTTCACGGTGCACGAGTACGACGACGACTTCGCGTTGATCACGCACGCCGACAAGAAGATCGCACTGGGGATGCCCGAGATGCTCGACGAGATTCGCGGTCTGGCCGACGCGCAACCGCACTTCACGACACCCGACTTCCCCATCGTGCTCTCCGCTGGCGAACGTCGCGCCTACACGGCGAACGACATTTTCCGCGACCCGACCTGGCGCAAACGCGATGCCGACGGCGCGCTGAGGGTCAGCCTCGAGGACGCCGAGGCACTCGGCCTGGTCCAGGGTGCGCGGGCCCGCATCACCACCGCGGCTGGCAGCGCGGAAGCGAGCATCGAGATCAGCGAGGCGATGCTGCCGGGCCACGCGTCACTGCCCAACGGGTTCGGACTCGACTTCGTGGACGGGGAGGGTAGGGAACACGTTCCTGGTGTGGCGCCGAATGCATTGACGTCGTCTGACTGGCGTGATGCATACGCCGGCACGCCCTGGCACAAGCATGTCCCCGCTCGTATTGAAGCGGTACCCACGAGGATCGAAGCGGTGAGCACGGCCTAG
- a CDS encoding TetR/AcrR family transcriptional regulator — translation MVAQTRTPRGTWVDAGLEALAAGGPDAVRVDLLAKSLQVTRGGFYHHFDSRGAFLEALLEEWEHRSTDEVLDRVEAEGGDARDKVRRAGMLTFSKKLLPIDLAVRDWARRDKSVAKRLRRVDNRRMEYLRALIGTFSDDADDVEARAMLAFSLAIANHFIAADHGTSSRRHVLERATERLLSD, via the coding sequence ATGGTCGCCCAGACCCGCACGCCCCGTGGCACGTGGGTCGACGCCGGACTGGAAGCGCTCGCGGCGGGCGGACCGGATGCGGTGCGGGTAGACCTTCTCGCGAAATCGCTGCAAGTCACCCGTGGCGGCTTCTACCACCACTTCGACAGCAGGGGAGCCTTTCTCGAGGCGCTGCTGGAAGAGTGGGAGCACCGCAGCACCGACGAGGTTCTCGACCGGGTGGAGGCCGAAGGTGGAGATGCGCGGGACAAGGTGCGCAGGGCGGGCATGCTCACCTTCTCCAAGAAGCTGCTGCCGATTGACCTCGCGGTGCGCGACTGGGCGCGCCGCGACAAGTCGGTCGCCAAACGTCTGCGGCGCGTCGACAACCGGCGAATGGAGTACCTGCGCGCGCTGATCGGCACCTTCAGCGACGATGCCGACGATGTCGAGGCGCGCGCCATGCTCGCCTTCTCCCTGGCGATCGCCAACCACTTCATCGCAGCCGACCACGGGACAAGCAGTCGGCGCCACGTTCTTGAACGAGCTACGGAGCGTCTGCTGTCGGACTAG
- a CDS encoding DUF2867 domain-containing protein, giving the protein MLGSAILDKSEHTQRPWRIHDLAKDFQVLDVWALPTPGGEGDFRQLVDLWSTFDPGKSSPVVRALFAVRWALGRVLGLDRTDAGLGARVETLRDRLSDDLRHAPYDLARDGSPFSPLYLTDDEFAMEIANRTVHGVLHVGWVPDAAGGSRQFRGQMAVLVRPNGALGVAYMAAIAPFRHLIVYPLMMRDIGRAWRERRSGSAPSQRGLR; this is encoded by the coding sequence ATGCTTGGTTCTGCGATACTCGACAAGAGCGAACACACGCAGCGGCCGTGGCGAATCCACGATCTCGCCAAGGATTTTCAGGTTCTCGATGTGTGGGCATTGCCCACACCCGGTGGTGAAGGCGACTTCAGACAACTGGTCGACCTATGGTCGACGTTCGATCCGGGAAAGTCCTCTCCCGTCGTGCGGGCCCTGTTCGCCGTTCGGTGGGCCCTCGGCCGGGTACTCGGCCTGGACCGGACCGACGCGGGTCTGGGCGCCCGCGTCGAGACGCTGCGGGACCGGCTTTCAGACGACTTGCGCCACGCCCCATACGATCTCGCGAGAGACGGGTCTCCATTCAGCCCGCTGTACCTGACCGACGATGAGTTCGCGATGGAGATCGCGAACCGGACGGTGCACGGTGTCCTGCATGTCGGGTGGGTGCCCGACGCGGCCGGAGGCTCGCGACAATTTCGCGGACAGATGGCGGTTCTGGTCCGGCCCAATGGCGCACTCGGTGTCGCGTATATGGCGGCGATTGCTCCGTTTCGCCACCTGATCGTCTACCCGCTGATGATGCGCGACATAGGTCGAGCCTGGCGGGAGCGCCGCAGCGGGTCCGCTCCTTCTCAACGGGGACTTCGATGA
- a CDS encoding cytochrome P450, with amino-acid sequence MPSPNLPPGFDFTDPDIYAERLPVDELAHMRKVAPIWWQKQERGNLAFGDDGFWVVTKHKDVKEVSRRSDVFSSNKKTALPRYRDEADPASLEAGKVVLLNQDAPHHTHLRKIISRAFTPRAIESLRDELRVRAHDIAKRAAAEGSGDFVEQVSCELPLQAIAGLMGVPQEDRMKLFDWSNQMVGDQDPEYTRNDPTAASVELIMYGMQMAAERSKNPGDDLVTKLVQADVEGHKLTDDEFGFFVILLAVAGNETTRNSITQGMMAFTEFPDQWELFKRERPSTAADEIVRWATPVTSFQRTALEDTELGGVEIKKDDRVVMFYRSANFDEEVFEDPYSFNILRDPNPHVGFGGTGAHYCVGANLARMTIDLIFNAIADEMPNLRPISAPERLRSGWLNGIKHWQVDYTGAGAT; translated from the coding sequence ATGCCATCTCCGAACCTTCCGCCCGGATTCGACTTCACCGATCCCGACATCTACGCGGAGAGGCTGCCGGTCGACGAGCTCGCCCACATGCGGAAGGTGGCCCCGATCTGGTGGCAGAAGCAGGAACGGGGCAACCTCGCGTTCGGCGACGACGGGTTCTGGGTGGTGACCAAGCACAAGGACGTCAAGGAGGTGTCGCGGCGCAGCGACGTCTTCTCCTCCAACAAGAAGACCGCCCTGCCCCGGTACCGCGACGAGGCCGATCCGGCGTCGTTGGAAGCCGGCAAGGTCGTGCTGCTCAATCAGGACGCGCCGCATCACACCCACTTGCGCAAGATCATCTCGCGGGCTTTCACTCCGCGGGCCATCGAGTCGCTGCGCGACGAGCTGCGTGTGCGGGCGCACGACATCGCCAAGCGGGCCGCGGCCGAGGGATCCGGCGATTTCGTCGAGCAGGTGTCGTGCGAACTTCCACTGCAGGCGATCGCCGGCCTGATGGGCGTCCCCCAGGAAGACCGCATGAAGCTGTTCGACTGGTCCAACCAGATGGTCGGCGACCAGGATCCCGAATACACCAGAAACGACCCGACGGCCGCATCGGTCGAACTGATCATGTACGGCATGCAGATGGCGGCCGAGCGTAGCAAGAACCCCGGTGACGACCTCGTCACCAAGTTGGTGCAGGCCGACGTCGAAGGCCACAAGCTCACCGACGACGAGTTCGGCTTCTTCGTGATCCTGTTGGCGGTGGCTGGCAACGAGACCACCCGCAACTCGATAACCCAGGGCATGATGGCGTTCACCGAATTCCCGGACCAGTGGGAGCTTTTCAAGCGGGAACGGCCCTCGACGGCGGCCGACGAGATCGTCCGCTGGGCGACGCCGGTCACCTCCTTCCAGCGCACCGCGCTCGAGGACACCGAGCTGGGCGGCGTCGAGATCAAGAAGGACGACCGGGTGGTGATGTTCTACCGATCGGCCAACTTCGACGAGGAAGTGTTCGAGGACCCCTACTCCTTCAACATCCTGCGAGATCCCAACCCGCACGTCGGCTTCGGCGGCACCGGCGCCCACTACTGCGTCGGCGCGAACCTGGCCCGGATGACCATCGACCTGATCTTCAACGCCATCGCCGACGAAATGCCGAACCTCAGACCGATTTCGGCGCCCGAACGACTACGGTCCGGCTGGCTCAACGGCATCAAGCATTGGCAGGTCGACTACACCGGCGCAGGGGCTACCTGA
- a CDS encoding helix-turn-helix domain-containing protein, with protein sequence MTTAAVHTPPFGTMMRDWRQRRRLSQLDLAIEADVSARHVSFIETGRSSPSRAMVLRLAEVLDVPLREQNQLLMAAGLAPVYSERSLHDPDMAAVRDGVERVLSAYDPFPCVVVDRGWQIVHANAGAGLLLEGVAPSLLEQPNALRISLHPDGLAPRIRNLAQWRHHVIERLRREAAVSGSSDLSVLLAEIEAFPGGFDATRDLGGVAVPLELYTPQGQLLTFLSTVTTFGTALDLTAAELSIEAFLPADEATAAALR encoded by the coding sequence ATGACGACCGCCGCTGTGCACACGCCGCCGTTCGGCACGATGATGCGCGATTGGCGGCAGCGCCGGCGGCTGAGCCAGCTCGACCTGGCGATCGAGGCGGACGTGTCCGCGCGCCACGTCAGCTTCATCGAGACCGGTCGCTCGAGTCCGAGCCGGGCGATGGTGTTGCGCCTCGCCGAGGTGCTCGACGTTCCGCTTCGCGAACAGAACCAGTTGTTGATGGCCGCCGGACTCGCCCCGGTCTACAGCGAGCGATCCCTGCACGATCCGGACATGGCCGCCGTCCGCGACGGCGTCGAACGGGTGCTCAGCGCATACGACCCATTTCCCTGCGTCGTCGTTGACCGGGGTTGGCAGATCGTCCATGCGAACGCGGGTGCCGGTCTGCTGCTCGAGGGCGTGGCGCCGAGTCTGCTCGAGCAGCCGAACGCGCTTCGCATCTCGCTGCATCCCGACGGGCTCGCACCGCGCATCCGCAACCTCGCGCAGTGGCGCCACCACGTCATCGAGCGGCTTCGCCGCGAGGCCGCGGTGAGTGGGTCGAGCGACCTGTCAGTGCTGCTGGCCGAAATCGAGGCCTTTCCAGGCGGATTCGACGCAACTCGCGATCTCGGCGGTGTCGCGGTGCCGTTGGAGCTCTACACCCCGCAGGGGCAGCTGCTCACCTTCCTGTCCACGGTGACGACATTCGGCACGGCGCTGGACCTGACGGCAGCCGAACTGTCCATCGAGGCGTTTCTGCCCGCCGACGAGGCGACCGCCGCCGCGCTGAGGTGA
- a CDS encoding lipoprotein LpqH: MDNRLVATVAVVLAAAAAGCSAPPTALGGTTAKVTIDGKNAADAQAVVCTQTGWMWNIKTPGEPTKLTAFLNSEGGDVTVQSVDFRDLGGFTGTFWDGRVGKAEVTGQGGKFTITGEADGSFKDNPSNAVTATFRIEASC, translated from the coding sequence ATGGACAATCGACTTGTCGCGACGGTCGCCGTTGTGCTCGCAGCCGCAGCAGCAGGGTGCTCAGCGCCGCCGACCGCACTCGGCGGCACCACCGCGAAGGTGACCATCGACGGCAAGAACGCCGCCGACGCGCAAGCGGTGGTGTGCACCCAGACTGGGTGGATGTGGAACATCAAGACCCCCGGTGAGCCGACGAAACTGACGGCGTTCCTGAACAGCGAGGGCGGCGACGTCACGGTCCAATCCGTCGATTTCCGCGATCTCGGCGGGTTCACCGGCACGTTCTGGGACGGCCGTGTCGGCAAAGCCGAGGTGACCGGCCAGGGCGGAAAATTCACGATCACCGGCGAGGCCGACGGTTCGTTCAAGGACAACCCGAGCAACGCTGTGACGGCGACGTTCCGTATCGAAGCCAGCTGCTGA